A genomic segment from Synchiropus splendidus isolate RoL2022-P1 chromosome 18, RoL_Sspl_1.0, whole genome shotgun sequence encodes:
- the LOC128749327 gene encoding serine/threonine-protein kinase WNK2 isoform X3, giving the protein MEGSAYSDAAHNRKSQCQLTVSMNEVGGEVNASLLDSVVRGGSDPSSYPSSSYKGNVHQRFIRRSLWFSENDEQAFDLAECEDKSKVFNINLRTIVDRTRETSCGLQQSSSTESQGRQKDGAVESAGADEARVKGGGALNASCSDGGKTAIKAVSEENEEEAEMKAVSTSPGGRFLKFDIELGRGSFKTVYKGLDTETWVEVAWCELQDRKLSKVERQRFKEEAEMLKGLQHPNIVRFYDFWESPLKGKKCIVLVTELMTSGTLKTYLKRFKVMKPKVLRSWCRQILKGLHFLHTRTPPIIHRDLKCDNIFITGPTGSVKIGDLGLATLKAASFAKSVIGTPEFMAPEMYEEHYDEAVDVYAFGMCMLEMATSEYPYAECQNAAQIYRKVTSGVKPASYNKVVDPEIKEIIGECICQKKEERYTIKDLLNHAFFAEDTGVRVELAEEDDGKKSSIALKLWVEDHKKLKGKYKETGAIEFMFDLEKDVPEVVAQEMVESGFFHESDTKTVGKSIKDRVALIKWRRERTVSATIPADQGEMEHGVQMAGSQVIAAGGTQMGQPLLLEPDELESDQNNRLHNLPTSTTSVTSDCTVDSGVGSTVYSDSHSSQHSVLYQSLLEPITMATQQSFDQGSSHSQTDRPHSCEKGEVWGAVLSQELRSGVGPATRRGSAPVIDTHRAKHIAQLHALIQSRRSITPTPVIQENQMELSPSEDDSETMDDFLSQSPLPFLQESPSYPPSESDHCGQTSVKSSLGATNFLPLPSQSGRRHSDLYGLPSLTSHHNHHVSMHRGQLCQACLSVVLLKSLEGSHRNPSLTPHCPCHSRYHRASGGTLTPPGYGRHKGSSDCSDFSVLQKSLLDIISGKAAPYHSTSTPLLYSSAEQRQASSAGDGNMKSHCQSGSLTKILQDQEDCLNMRGQQVTSAVRVASSSGQSSSAPVHVPLQYLPPGQSHHAVQYVSHPNPAAPPLMSNIAEASMEKSSHLQSYQPLSEQQQLGSSAFPLQVLQTHQNHVPLNQHTPNYPLTSLAPTATQCYPDQTAQGQAATELLSQQTGLSLSSSSALYSQQNTFQEPLVQSRIPNSALVPPQLQQSQDPVLASHQQHSSYQAQTPALQLHNQTDAYSAVLQQSHEACLPKGLQIDTQVTQVHHSLTPKEQVTTHSTTNILQGLPPQSVNPLTYTNQGAAPQSFPASPHHSQAAHAFQQDTHSMSQLCREGNNHGQHLGQSLSSFPSQTSQKAMTQAAVHPQLQTLPPSQFPSQYPTVQVLAAVTDCESSHSQSCTAPHPASSSLNSIFLSPGPASSAPLSVSPLSPIHIENLLVSPNACTATGKMGATSPLNQPCAPLQIRTETALSQTPATHPSHTHTHASTNGNLQPQTQDTFTHAELPQPSQSSQSAGFPSSLHSASYHHELTKNQDQVHVAIPPPSESQKASSASANSGLTQQKPLAGATGPHDAIIEDHAAEKHISGQSYDSVNSDATSGKEMSDGYEGTHGAKGETKIRKHHRRSTRTRSRQEKISRPKLSMLNVCNTGDKMVECQLETHNHKTVTFKFDLDGDAPEEIATYMVENDFILTLEKELFIEQLKDIVDKAEDMLSEDTEGERDSAQGSSPKRSDGASTPGVEGEKSSAPSTPQLVYQQNVLHTGKRWFIICPVAETPMQDKEKTGPDASTSLDSSSAHSIRTDSAAAQSKLDTCVASPTPSKLPVAQTAAQPQEPTVGKAKLQQPELCVSKKAPASVPNSLLVEEPCIPAVSMVTDMPCCALVPPAALDVNLIDKRKASDLGSLQVTQMASPTGELPPQPGSHQPVVLQQPYSMSMQHGAVSSQPQSPAHHSSQSSQTSSHPQPASVPGESDSEGPRRVEFVDRTIKTLDEKLRNLLYQEHAPSQPSSVGVDPHGSSTEGVGSPQVSDSQSSEGPVTKKKGETLPQIPEGSDCSSGQRDSAVAAKRGELSATATSAGSKSRFQIVPTSSDICSLEKGRTNHSTCSSTAPSSGSGGSYVRSQSLTRKDCTTVATSSEAKAAKPLGSNRYSAPPNFYPTTPTSSTDVTPHHIPRARTIDTPTQLEYQHAAQLYSDSADDDSSSVAPPAPHPAQALSEHSGSDFMKRAVAFLRRSGRSKSEQSSDSASRHPVAMNGHIPSPPGGQAHSSYISSDNDSEFEDIDMKKELQKLREKHMKEISELQAFQRSEIEHLYKELGKTLPPNVGLLHAAPPSGRRRRASKHKLKPGKLLNPMVQQLKNNLNTSAERKGESAPSSSGSPAKSSVLSDGSVYSSGGSTSGSQPNTGPEQVHTQQPCSLKGSFSSDNIYSGRHSDGTAHHGAPAQGWTVYHQTSERVTYKSSSKPRTRFLSGPVSLSIWSSLASPAAQTSSSQAQPSIAASSPAPSAHLIPRLAQVQTNNSNNKRGTFTEDLHKLVDDWAKETMAAAHQSRPTLNQIKQEKRLQDLECRAQTKRAGTHEVKCQGGRSHFQLPLPCPLTASFSPTMSPKRGASSSSPLPPRYLMPVGSYGRMTRGPLYPQQWVRLPSPVGGQTVAPGRMPVAAMAKQGIQGFPMHNTENGPKTSWTSFSDH; this is encoded by the exons GATCGCAAATTGTCCAAAGTGGAACGTCAGAGATTCAAAGAGGAGGCTGAGATGTTAAAAGGTCTGCAGCATCCGAACATCGTTCGTTTCTACGACTTCTGGGAGTCGCCCCTTAAAGGCAAGAAGTGCATTGTGTTGGTTACAGAGCTCATGACATCAGGGACGCTAAAAAC CTATTTGAAGCGCTTCAAAGTAATGAAGCCGAAGGTACTACGAAGCTGGTGCAGGCAGATCCTAAAAGGCCTTCACTTCTTGCACACGAGGACTCCACCGATCATCCATCGTGACCTCAAATGTGATAACATCTTCATCACCGGACCAACAGGGTCTGTGAAGATTGGGGATTTAGGCCTGGCAACACTCAAGGCGGCCTCCTTTGCCAAGAGTGTCATAG GAACACCGGAGTTCATGGCTCCAGAGATGTATGAAGAGCACTACGACGAAGCAGTGGATGTCTATGCATTTGGCATGTGCATGCTTGAGATGGCCACATCAGAGTACCCCTATGCAGAGTGCCAAAATGCTGCTCAAATCTACCGCAAAGTCACAAGT ggAGTGAAGCCAGCCAGCTATAACAAGGTTGTGGATCCAGAAATTAAGGAAATCATTGGCGAGTGCATTTGCCAAAAGAAAGAGGAGCG GTACACCATCAAGGACCTTCTCAATCATGCCTTCTTTGCGGAGGACACAGGTGTGCGTGTGGAGCTTGCAGAAGAGGACGACGGCAAGAAGTCATCCATCGCTCTCAAACTGTGGGTGGAGGACCACAAGAAACTTAAGGGGAAGTATAAGGAGACAGGAGCCATTGAGTTCATGTTCGACCTGGAAAAGGACGTTCCAGAGGTTGTGGCCCAGGAGATG GTGGAGTCTGGCTTCTTCCATGAAAGTGACACCAAAACTGTTGGGAAGTCAATCAAAGACCGCGTGGCACTAATCAAATGGAGGCGAGAGAGAACCGTGTCGGCTACAATTCCAGCGGATCAGGGGGAAATGGAGCATGGGGTCCAGATGGCAGGCTCTCAGGTCATCGCTGCTGGGGGCACACAAATGGGACAACCTCTCTTGCTCGAACCAGATGAGCTGGAGTCTGACCAGAACAATCGCCTACACAACCTCCCCACCAGCACCACGTCGGTGACAT cagACTGCACTGTTGACAGTGGTGTGGGCTCCACAGTATACTCGGACTCCCACAGCAGTCAGCATAGTGTCCTCTACCAGTCCCTCTTGGAGCCTATTACCATGGCAACGCAGCAG TCATTCGATCAGGGAAGTAGCCATTCTCAAACCGATCGGCCTCACTCCTGTGAAAAAGGTGAAGTTTGGGGGGCGGTGCTGAGCCAAGAGCTCAGATCTGGTGTGGGACCTGCGACTCGGAGAGGAAGTGCTCCTGTTATTGACACTCATAGGGCAAAGCACATTGCACAACTCCATGCTCTCATTCAGTCACGGCGGTCCATCACTCCTACCCCTGTAATACAGGAGAACCAGATGGAGCTCAGTCCTTCAGAAGATGATTCAGAGACTATGGATGACTTTCTCTCTCAAAGCCCTTTGCCTTTTTTGCAAGAATCCCCTTCGTACCCGCCCTCTGAGTCCGACCACTGCGGTCAAACCAGCGTCAAATCTTCATTAGGGGCCACTAATTTCTTGCCTCTCCCTTCACAAAGTGGACGCCGACACTCTGACCTTTACGGTCTTCCAAGTCTTACCAGTCACCACAACCACCATGTGTCTATGCACAGAGGCCAGCTGTGCCAGGCGTGCCTCTCCGTGGTTCTTCTTAAGTCACTAGAAGGAAGCCACCGCAATCCTTCTCTCACGCCCCACTGTCCCTGCCACTCTAGGTACCACCGGGCCTCAGGGGGAACATTGACTCCTCCTGGTTATGGGCGACACAAAGGTTCAAGTGATTGTTCAGATTTCTCAGTGCTACAAAAGTCTCTGCTGGATATAATCAGCGGTAAAGCGGCACCATATCACAGCACCTCCACGCCCTTGCTCTACTCCTCAGCTGAACAGAGGCAGGCATCCAGCGCTGGAGATGGTAATATGAAGAGCCACTGCCAGAGTGGCAGCTTGACAAAAATCCTCCAAGATCAAGAAGATTGCCTAAATATGAGAGGGCAGCAAGTAACCAGTGCTGTTCGAGTG GCCAGTTCTTCAGGTCAGTCGTCCAGTGCACCGGTCCACGTGCCTCTCCAGTATCTGCCCCCTGGGCAGAGCCATCATGCTGTGCAGTACGTCTCCCACCCCAACCCTGCAGCACCCCCCCTCATGTCCAACATCGCTGAGGCCAGCATGGAGAAATCCTCTCACCTGCAGAGCTACCAACCTCTGAGTGAACAACAGCAGTTAGGAAGTTCAGCGTTTCCCCTGCAGGTTCTGCAGACCCATCAGAACCACGTGCCCCTCAATCAACACACCCCTAATTACCCTCTGACTTCCTTGGCCCCGACTGCAACCCAATGTTACCCAGACCAAACGGCTCAGGGGCAGGCTGCAACTGAACTGTTGAGTCAGCAGACTGGTCTGAGCTTGTCCTCGTCATCTGCACTTTACAGCCAACAGAATACATTTCAAGAACCTCTGGTACAATCCCGCATACCAAATTCTGCTTTGGTTCCCCCTCAACTCCAGCAAAGCCAAGATCCAGTGCTCGCCAGTCACCAACAACATTCCTCCTACCAGGCGCAAACTCCTGCTCTGCAACTGCACAATCAGACCGACGCTTACTCAGCAGTTCTCCAACAAAGCCATGAAGCATGTCTCCCTAAAGGACTGCAGATTGACACTCAAGTCACCCAGGTTCATCACTCCTTGACCCCCAAAGAACAAGTTACAACTCATTCGACCACGAATATCCTGCAGGGTCTTCCTCCTCAGTCAGTGAACCCGCTGACCTACACTAACCAAGGGGCGGCTCCTCAGAGCTTCCCTGCATCGCCACACCACAGCCAGGCTGCTCATGCTTTCCAACAG GACACTCACAGCATGTCGCAGCTGTGCAGAGAGGGGAACAATCATGGCCAGCATCTTGGTCAGTCACTGTCCAGTTTCCCGTCACAGACTTCTCAGAAGGCAATGACCCAAGCAGCTGTTCACCCGCAGCTGCAGACCTTGCCACCATCCCAG TTTCCCTCACAGTATCCCACAGTCCAGGTGTTGGCAGCTGTGACAGACTGTGAATCATCTCACTCTCAGTCCTGCACTGCCCCTCACCCAGCCTCCTCTTCTCTTAACTCCATTTTCCTTTCTCCTGGACCGGCATCCTCTgcacctctctctgtctccccacTCTCCCCGATCCACATTGAAAATCTGTTGGTTTCCCCAAACGCTTGCACTGCGACTGGTAAAATGGGAGCCACGTCGCCACTTAACCAGCCCTGTGCACCTTTGCAAATCAGAACCGAGACTGCTCTATCTCAAACTCCAGCCACACACccttcacatacacacacgcatgcatcCACAAATGGCAACCTGCAGCCCCAGACACAG GACACATTTACTCACGCAGAGCTTCCACAGCCCTCTCAGTCCTCCCAGTCTGCAGGTTTCCCCTCGTCTCTTCACAGCGCATCCTATCATCACGAGCTGACAAAAAATCAGGATCAGGTCCACGTGGCTATTCCTCCACCCTCTGAGTCGCAAAAAGCATCATCAGCGTCTGCTAATTCTGGTTTGACACAGCAGAAACCACTCGCAGGAGCCACAGGTCCACATGATGCGATTATTGAG GACCATGCTGCAGAGAAACACATAAGTGGACAAAGCTATGACAG TGTCAACTCTGATGCTACATCGGGGAAAGAAATGAGTGACGGCTACGAAGGGACCCATGGAGCCAAAGGTGAAACAAAGATTCGCAAACACCACCGCAGGTCAACGCGTACCCGCTCTCGGCAGGAGAAGATTAGCAGACCCAAGCTGAGCATGCTCAAT GTTTGCAACACTGGGGACAAGATGGTGGAATGCCAGCTGGAAACTCACAATCACAAAACTGTCACTTTCAAGTTTGATCTGGACGGCGATGCTCCTGAGGAGATTGCAACCTACATG GTGGAAAATGACTTCATCCTGACATTAGAGAAAGAGCTGTTTATCGAGCAGCTCAAGGACATCGTGGACAAAGCTGAAGACATGTTGAGTGAAGACACAGAGGGTGAGAGAGACTCTGCTCAGGGCTCCAGTCCCAAAAGGAGTGATGGAGCAAGCACCCCAGGAGTGGAG GGAGAGAAGAGCTCGGCTCCAAGCACCCCACAGCTTGTCTATCAGCAAAACG TTCTCCACACTGGCAAGCGCTGGTTCATCATCTGCCCTGTGGCTGAGACGCCCATGCAAGATAAGGAGAAGACTGGACCTGACGCCTCCACATCACTGG ACTCTTCTTCAGCACATTCAATCAGGACTGACAGCGCAGCTGCGCAGTCCAAGCTGGATACGTGTGTCGCCTCACCCACCCCTTCAAAGCTGCCTGTAGCTCAGACCGCTGCCCAACCTCAAGAGCCGACAGTAGGCAAAGCCAAACTGCAGCAGCCTGAGCTGTGTGTTTCTAAGAAGGCTCCTGCCAGCGTTCCCAACTCCCTCCTTGTGGAGGAGCCCTGCATCCCAGCTGTCTCTATGGTGACAGACATGCCTTGCTGTGCGCttgtgccacctgctgccctggATGTGAATCTCATCGATAAGCGGAAGGCCAGTGATTTGGGTTCACTTCAGGTGACTCAAATGGCCAGTCCCACAGGAGAGTTGCCTCCTCAGCCGGGCTCCCATCAGCCCGTGGTTCTCCAACAACCCTATTCCATGTCCATGCAGCACGGCGCTGTCTCCTCCCAACCACAGAGCCCAGCACATCACTCATCTCAGAGCTCTCAGACATCCAGCCATCCTCAGCCAGCAAGTGTCCCAGGCGAGTCAGACAGTGAGGGCCCGCGAAGAGTGGAGTTTGTTGACCGGACCATCAAGACTCTGGATGAGAAGCTGAGAAACCTTTTGTATCAGGAGCACGCTCCATCCCAGCCCTCAAGCGTAGGAGTGGACCCTCATGGCTCGAGCACAGAGGGAGTTGGATCTCCACAAGTTTCGGATAGTCAGAGCAGTGAAGGACCGGTTACCAAGAAGAAGGGAGAGACACTG CCTCAAATTCCCGAAGGCTCTGACTgttcaagtggtcagagagacTCTGCTGTGGCTG CCAAGAGAGGGGAGTTGTCTGCCACCGCGACATCAGCTGGCTCTAAAAGCCGTTTTCag ATTGTACCAACCTCATCGGATATCTGTAGTTTGGAAAAAGGCAGGACAAACCACAGCACATGCAGCTCCACAGCACCGTCTAGTGGCTCTGGAGGGTCCTACGTCAGGAGTCAGAGCCTCACCCGGAAGGATTGTACCACAGTGGCCACCTCTTCTGAAGCCAAAGCAGCCAAACCACTTGGAAGCAACCGCTATTCTGCTCCTCCGAATTTCTACCCAACAACCCCGACTTCCAGCACAGACGTCACTCCCCATCATATACCGAGGGCCCGGACCATCGACACGCCAACCCAACTCGAGTATCAACACGCTGCCCAGCTGTACTCCGACTCTGCCGACgatgacagcagcagtgtggCCCCCCCTGCACCCCATCCAGCTCAGGCCCTGTCAGAACACAGCGGTAGCGACTTCATGAAGAGGGCAGTGGCGTTTCTGCGACGCTCAGGTCGCAGCAAAAGTGAGCAGAGCTCTGACTCAGCAAGCCGACACCCTGTGGCAATGAATGGTCACATCCCGTCGCCCCCTGGAGGACAAGCACACTCATCCTACATCAGCAGTGATAATGATTCTGAATTTGAGGACATCGATATGAAGAAGGAGCTACAGAAACTAAGAGAAAA ACACATGAAGGAGATCTCGGAGCTGCAAGCGTTTCAGAGGAGTGAGATTGAGCATCTGTACAAAGAACTCGGAAAAACTCTTCCCCCGAATGTTGGCCTGCTTCACGCAGCTCCTCCCAGTGGCCGCAGGCGGAGGGCCAGCAAACACAAGCTGAAGCCTGGAAAACTACTCAATCCAATGGTGCAGCAACTCAAAAACAATCTCAACACTTCAGCCGAGAGAAAAG GTGAGAGCGCCCCCAGCTCTTCTGGTTCTCCGGCTAAAAGCTCGGTCCTGTCCGATGGCTCTGTGTACTCCAGCGGTGGCTCCACTTCTGGCAGTCAGCCCAACACAGGGCCGGAGCAGGTTCACACCCAGCAGCCCTGCTCTTTGAAGGGCTCCTTCTCCTCAGACAACATCTATAGCGGCCGGCACAGTGATGGGACGGCTCACCATGGAGCCCCTGCTCAAG GCTGGACGGTTTACCACCAAACGTCAGAGAGAGTCACCTATAAATCTAGTAGCAAACCACGCACTAGATTCCTCAGTGGGCCTGTGTCTCTGTCCATCT GGTCATCCCTCGCCAGCCCCGCGGCTCAGACGTCCTCCAGCCAAGCACAGCCATCAATCGCCGCGTCGTCTCCTGCGCCCTCTGCACACCTCATCCCGAGACTTGCTCAGGTCCAAACTAACAACAGTAACAACAAGAGGGGCACATTCACCGAAGACCTTCACAAACTGGTCGATGACTGGGCCAAAGAGACCATGGCGGCGGCGCATCAGTCGCGACCCACTCTGAACCAGATTAAGCAGGAAAAACGCCTGCAAGATCTAGAGTGTAGAGCTCAAACCAAGCGGGCAGGGACGCATGAG GTGAAATGCCAAGGTGGACGCAGTCATTTCCAGCTGCCTCTTCCGTGCCCCCTTACTGCGTCTTTTAGCCCCACCATGTCCCCAAAAAGGGGTGCAAGCTCATCTTCCCCACTCCCTCCTAGGTACCTGATGCCTGTTGGCTCTTATGGTCGGATGACTCGGGGCCCTCTCTATCCACAACAGTGGGTCCGACTGCCGAGTCCAGTTGGCGGTCAGACCGTTGCGCCGGGAAGGATGCCAGTGGCTGCAATGGCGAAACAAGGAATCCAAGGGTTTCCTATGCACAACACTGAAAATGGCCCTAAAACCTCTTGGACTTCATTTTCTGATCACTGA